The Brevibacillus brevis genome contains a region encoding:
- the ahpF gene encoding alkyl hydroperoxide reductase subunit F: MALDQEIKAQLEQYLELLEGDIVLKVSAGTDEASSEMLALIDELASMSLKISVEKAELTRTPSFSVNRVGEDTGVVFAGTPLGHEFTSLVLALLQVSGRAPKVEQSVIDQIKDLRGEYKFESYISLSCHNCPDVVQALNLMSIFNPGITHTMIDGAVFKDEVESKNVMAVPSVFLNGEFFESGRMTVEEILAKLGSAPDASEFENKDPYDVLVVGGGPAGASAAIYAARKGIRTGLVAERLGGQVNDTLGIENFISVKYIEGPQLAANLEKQVKEYGIDVMKLQRAKRLEKKDLIEIELENGAVLKSKTVILSTGARWRNLGVPGEAEFKNKGVAYCPHCDGPLFTGKDVAVVGGGNSGVEAAIDLAGIVKHVTVLEFSPELKADAVLQDRLYSLPNVTVLKNVQTKEITGTDKVNGISYIERESGETKHIELQGVFVQIGLVPNTDWLGDTIERTRFGEIVVDSHGSTSIPGVFAAGDCTNSAYKQIIISMGSGATAALGAFDYLIRN, translated from the coding sequence ATGGCCCTTGACCAAGAAATCAAAGCGCAACTAGAACAATATCTCGAGCTCTTGGAAGGCGATATTGTACTCAAAGTCAGTGCAGGCACGGATGAGGCATCCTCTGAGATGCTTGCACTGATTGATGAGCTAGCCAGCATGTCTTTGAAGATCAGTGTGGAGAAAGCAGAACTCACTCGCACACCTAGCTTTAGCGTAAATCGTGTCGGCGAAGATACCGGAGTCGTTTTTGCCGGTACTCCGCTGGGTCACGAATTTACTTCCTTGGTATTGGCTCTCTTGCAAGTAAGCGGAAGAGCTCCAAAGGTCGAGCAAAGTGTCATTGATCAAATCAAAGACCTTCGTGGTGAATATAAGTTCGAATCTTACATCAGCTTGAGTTGCCACAATTGTCCAGATGTTGTCCAAGCTCTGAACTTGATGAGTATCTTCAATCCTGGTATTACTCATACAATGATTGACGGTGCCGTATTCAAGGACGAGGTAGAGAGCAAAAACGTGATGGCTGTACCAAGCGTTTTCCTCAATGGTGAATTTTTCGAAAGCGGTCGTATGACCGTGGAAGAAATTCTTGCCAAGCTGGGCTCTGCTCCGGACGCATCCGAGTTTGAGAATAAAGACCCTTATGATGTGCTTGTTGTGGGCGGTGGCCCAGCAGGTGCAAGTGCGGCGATTTATGCAGCACGCAAAGGGATTCGTACTGGCCTCGTTGCTGAACGCCTTGGCGGTCAAGTTAATGACACATTGGGCATCGAGAACTTCATCAGTGTGAAATACATTGAAGGTCCTCAGCTCGCAGCCAATCTGGAAAAGCAAGTGAAAGAGTATGGCATTGATGTCATGAAGCTGCAACGTGCCAAGCGTTTGGAGAAAAAGGATCTGATCGAAATTGAACTGGAAAACGGCGCTGTTCTGAAGAGTAAGACAGTCATCCTGTCGACAGGTGCTCGTTGGCGTAATCTGGGTGTTCCAGGTGAAGCAGAGTTCAAGAACAAGGGTGTAGCGTATTGCCCTCACTGCGACGGTCCTTTGTTTACAGGCAAAGATGTCGCCGTTGTTGGCGGCGGTAATTCAGGTGTGGAAGCAGCGATTGATCTCGCAGGTATTGTGAAGCATGTAACGGTTCTGGAATTCTCGCCAGAGCTGAAAGCTGACGCAGTATTGCAAGATCGTCTCTACAGTCTGCCAAACGTCACTGTACTCAAAAACGTTCAAACAAAAGAAATTACGGGCACGGATAAAGTAAACGGTATTTCTTACATCGAACGTGAGTCAGGTGAAACCAAGCACATTGAATTGCAAGGTGTGTTTGTACAGATCGGTCTGGTACCGAATACGGATTGGTTGGGCGACACGATTGAGCGCACTCGCTTTGGTGAGATCGTGGTAGACAGCCATGGTTCTACAAGCATCCCTGGTGTTTTTGCTGCCGGTGATTGCACGAACAGTGCTTATAAACAGATCATCATTTCGATGGGATCTGGTGCTACTGCGGCTTTGGGAGCTTTCGATTATCTCATCCGCAACTAG
- a CDS encoding class I SAM-dependent methyltransferase, whose translation MKQNKYDEQGFFTTYSQMARSVEGLNAAGEWHAFRELLPSLHEKKVLDLGCGFGWHCRYAREQQARSVVGVDLSEKMLARARETTTDPAIEYLRLPIEDIDFAPEEFDVVISSLAIHYVERFDLLCQRVYHCLAPGGSFVFSVEHPVFTALAEQDWHYGPGGERLHWPVDNYQQEGIRHTTFLDHEVVKYHRTFSSYMNDLLAAGFYLTKVAEPGPPEEMLDIPGMRDEIRRPIFLLIAASKQAT comes from the coding sequence ATGAAACAGAACAAATACGATGAGCAAGGTTTTTTCACCACATACAGTCAAATGGCTCGTTCGGTTGAGGGGCTGAATGCCGCGGGAGAATGGCACGCGTTTCGGGAGCTACTGCCTTCCCTTCACGAGAAAAAAGTGCTCGATCTAGGCTGTGGCTTCGGCTGGCACTGCCGATATGCGCGTGAGCAGCAGGCACGCTCCGTTGTAGGGGTGGACCTTTCCGAAAAAATGCTGGCTCGTGCCAGAGAGACGACAACTGATCCCGCCATCGAGTATCTGCGTCTTCCGATTGAAGACATTGATTTTGCCCCTGAGGAATTCGACGTTGTCATCAGCTCCTTGGCCATCCATTATGTGGAGCGCTTTGACTTGCTGTGCCAACGTGTCTATCACTGTCTTGCTCCGGGAGGTTCCTTCGTTTTCTCCGTAGAGCATCCCGTCTTCACTGCTCTGGCTGAACAGGACTGGCATTACGGACCCGGGGGCGAACGCTTGCACTGGCCAGTGGACAACTATCAGCAGGAAGGCATCCGGCATACCACCTTTCTGGATCATGAAGTCGTCAAATATCACCGAACGTTTTCGAGCTATATGAACGATCTCCTTGCTGCCGGATTTTACTTAACAAAAGTCGCTGAACCTGGTCCTCCTGAAGAAATGCTGGATATACCCGGGATGCGAGACGAAATCCGTCGGCCGATCTTCTTGTTGATCGCTGCCAGCAAACAAGCAACCTAA
- a CDS encoding CD3324 family protein, translating into MKYKNAQDLLPDDLLRQIQHYVQGSYLYIPIHHENKRQWGASTDTKQWLSERNKAIWQAYREGTSVKMLAQKHYLTEHSIRRIIRGHK; encoded by the coding sequence ATGAAATACAAAAATGCACAAGACCTATTGCCAGACGATCTGCTGCGGCAAATTCAGCATTATGTACAAGGAAGTTACTTGTACATCCCGATCCACCACGAAAACAAAAGACAATGGGGCGCCTCTACAGACACAAAACAATGGCTAAGTGAGCGCAACAAAGCCATTTGGCAGGCATATCGCGAAGGGACTTCTGTCAAAATGCTCGCCCAGAAACATTACTTGACCGAACACAGTATTCGGCGCATTATTCGTGGACATAAATGA
- a CDS encoding prohibitin family protein yields the protein MSDKNVVKMSPFQAGGKLIATILILVVLVLLGTQSFTIISAGHSGVVLQLGAVQPKVLQEGMHFKIPFIQTVVPMEVRVQKSEMSQTSASRDLQTVSTTIAVNHHLDAENVNKLYQQVGLEYNSRIVDPAIAESFKAVTAQYTAEELVSKRSEVSQKVKEVLHKKLSNYNIILDEINIREFTFSDEFNRAIESKQVAEQQALKSKLDLERIKIEKEQEITRAEAQAQALRLQKQEVTPELIQLRQIEAQLEAIRKWDGKLPSVTGGATPFINVGSQ from the coding sequence ATGAGCGACAAAAATGTTGTAAAAATGAGTCCCTTTCAAGCTGGAGGAAAGCTGATCGCAACGATTTTGATACTGGTCGTGTTGGTCTTGCTTGGCACGCAATCCTTTACGATTATTTCCGCAGGGCATAGTGGAGTTGTGCTGCAACTGGGAGCGGTACAGCCAAAAGTGCTGCAAGAGGGCATGCATTTTAAAATTCCGTTCATCCAAACCGTGGTGCCGATGGAAGTGCGGGTGCAAAAATCAGAAATGAGCCAGACATCTGCTTCACGTGACCTGCAAACCGTATCCACGACGATTGCCGTTAACCATCATTTGGATGCAGAAAACGTCAATAAACTGTATCAGCAAGTGGGATTGGAGTACAATAGCCGAATTGTTGATCCTGCCATTGCCGAATCATTTAAAGCCGTGACCGCTCAATACACAGCAGAAGAACTGGTATCCAAGCGTTCCGAGGTCAGCCAAAAGGTAAAAGAAGTCCTGCATAAAAAGCTGTCCAACTATAACATCATCCTCGACGAAATCAATATTCGCGAGTTTACTTTCAGTGATGAATTCAACCGCGCCATTGAATCCAAGCAGGTGGCCGAGCAGCAAGCGCTCAAATCGAAGCTGGATCTGGAGCGGATCAAGATCGAGAAAGAGCAAGAAATCACGAGAGCAGAAGCACAGGCACAAGCACTGCGCCTGCAAAAGCAAGAGGTTACGCCAGAGCTGATTCAGCTCAGACAGATTGAGGCGCAACTCGAAGCCATCCGCAAATGGGATGGAAAGCTGCCGAGCGTAACGGGTGGAGCTACTCCGTTTATCAACGTGGGTTCCCAATAA
- a CDS encoding S-layer homology domain-containing protein, with protein MKVITVLLALILGLSGIYPAVTHAAPKFHDVDPKKYGWAMNSISFMVDKGVVSGYPDGRFQPERLVDKAEMTVMIYRLFDRYRPYNPNQKTDYSNYHIKHFSDVPKNHWAYKEISSIVTRDWWNAVSYTPAGYKFYPDAKLNRMGTANVLPVFMLDRQDIPATEVFQILSSMQDIPLILSPYESMEDPVFQEDGRYAEDGSDRTNILYPILISQDGNEYFFSDDFSGITATNLALLQKTGIMTAWNGQFEAGEMLTRAEAVTILHRFYNYLKQTGTLSQYSSK; from the coding sequence ATGAAAGTCATCACGGTATTACTTGCACTCATTCTGGGGTTATCCGGTATTTATCCTGCGGTTACACATGCTGCACCGAAATTTCATGATGTCGATCCGAAGAAATACGGCTGGGCCATGAATTCCATCTCCTTCATGGTAGATAAGGGGGTTGTAAGCGGTTATCCTGACGGTCGCTTCCAGCCTGAAAGATTGGTCGACAAAGCAGAAATGACCGTCATGATCTATCGCCTGTTTGATCGTTACAGACCGTACAATCCGAATCAGAAGACGGACTATAGCAATTACCACATAAAACATTTTTCCGATGTACCGAAAAATCATTGGGCTTACAAGGAAATCAGTTCAATTGTTACACGAGATTGGTGGAATGCCGTAAGCTATACACCTGCTGGCTACAAATTTTACCCGGACGCCAAACTCAATCGAATGGGTACAGCTAACGTCCTACCCGTCTTTATGTTAGACAGGCAAGATATACCTGCCACGGAAGTTTTTCAAATCCTTTCTTCTATGCAGGATATCCCCCTTATTCTCAGTCCGTACGAGTCGATGGAAGATCCTGTTTTTCAGGAGGATGGGCGATACGCTGAGGATGGGTCAGACCGAACAAATATTCTTTATCCAATCTTGATCAGTCAGGATGGCAATGAATATTTTTTCTCAGATGACTTTAGTGGAATCACTGCCACCAACCTCGCCCTCTTGCAAAAAACAGGGATCATGACTGCATGGAACGGCCAATTTGAGGCGGGAGAAATGCTGACTCGCGCAGAGGCTGTCACTATTTTGCACAGATTTTATAACTATTTGAAGCAAACAGGAACACTTAGCCAATACTCGAGCAAGTAA
- a CDS encoding PH domain-containing protein: MPSSISAPQKCLSKDAFKVQLITEGITAVIGLVILAVLYYLDNHFAWKEWIGWGLHGLLVIGVIAMIWSFVEPYFLYKSWRYDIDEDFLQMKFGVITEKHFLVPMTKIQAVSTKQGPILRKYGLYTISIKTMGSSHEIPGLPGDVASQLREQIAHYAKLKEVE, translated from the coding sequence ATGCCATCTTCAATTAGTGCACCGCAAAAATGCTTGTCCAAGGATGCGTTCAAGGTACAGCTTATTACCGAGGGGATTACGGCTGTAATTGGGCTCGTTATTTTGGCCGTTCTTTATTATCTAGATAATCATTTTGCGTGGAAGGAATGGATCGGATGGGGTCTGCACGGATTGCTCGTTATCGGTGTGATCGCGATGATTTGGTCTTTTGTCGAGCCGTATTTTTTATATAAAAGCTGGCGGTATGATATCGACGAAGATTTCCTGCAAATGAAATTCGGGGTGATCACAGAGAAACATTTCCTTGTCCCCATGACGAAAATCCAAGCAGTCTCAACGAAGCAAGGACCGATTTTGCGAAAGTATGGACTGTACACCATCTCGATAAAAACGATGGGCTCCTCGCATGAAATTCCAGGATTGCCGGGGGATGTCGCTTCTCAATTAAGAGAACAGATTGCACACTACGCCAAATTAAAGGAAGTGGAGTAG
- a CDS encoding VOC family protein has protein sequence MAIKKLEHVGLMVKDLEASIAFYTEVIGMELKGKLAHSNGVITLAFLGFPGSTETELELIHGYSDSLPVEGKVHHLAFAVDNLEAEIDRLKQLHVSFIDQEITTLPNGSRYMFFKGPDGEWLELFESTRT, from the coding sequence ATGGCGATCAAAAAACTGGAGCATGTGGGTTTGATGGTAAAAGATTTGGAGGCATCGATTGCTTTTTACACCGAAGTGATTGGGATGGAGCTAAAAGGAAAGCTCGCTCATTCCAACGGAGTCATTACCCTTGCTTTTCTTGGATTTCCGGGAAGCACAGAGACAGAGCTGGAGCTCATTCACGGATACAGCGATTCGTTGCCGGTAGAGGGCAAGGTCCACCACCTTGCGTTTGCTGTGGACAACCTCGAAGCGGAAATCGACCGCTTGAAGCAACTGCATGTATCCTTTATCGATCAGGAAATAACCACATTGCCGAACGGCTCACGTTATATGTTCTTCAAAGGTCCGGATGGGGAATGGCTGGAGCTGTTTGAAAGCACAAGAACGTAG
- a CDS encoding ABC transporter ATP-binding protein, whose translation MSQQKQQSAFSPRSGRGFGHGAARGPVSKPKNFSGTLKRLWQAFGKEKKLLPIVFVIVFVDALLMLSAPYLIGKSIDAMTGGEEALSFLSIIILALLGSYILDGALTFLQSWLMAGISQRIVTNLRQALFDKLQKLPIAYFDARTHGELMSRLTNDIDNVSSSISQSTTQLMSGGIVLLGSLVMMLVLSPILTLACLITVPLVFLLTRTIAKRTSVLFKNQQMELGKLNGHIEETISGIQVVQAFNYEQKAIEDFTTINDRLCKIGMKAQVWTGFLMPIMNVINNLGFAMVAIVGGVLAVKGWITVGVIASFLSYSRQFVRPLNDLANIFNVLQSGVAGAERVFEVIDEQEEPKDSQDATVLVQPKGHVVFDQVSFGYRPDQLILKNISFEAQAGSTIALVGPTGAGKTTIVNLLTRFYDVTSGTIYLDGKDIRDYSRDSLRRSFGFVLQDTYLFSGTIKENIMYGKPDATDTEVVAAAKMANADVFINRLPMRYDTMLTENGGNLSQGQRQLLAIARVILAKPSLLILDEATSSIDTRTELNIQDALLTIMEGRTSFVIAHRLGTIRDADTIMVVDQGEIVEKGSHDELIEQKGTYYQLFSNQFKNLEAAGE comes from the coding sequence GTGAGTCAACAGAAGCAACAGTCTGCCTTTTCACCGAGATCTGGCCGAGGCTTTGGACATGGTGCTGCCAGAGGTCCAGTGAGTAAGCCCAAGAATTTTTCGGGTACGCTAAAAAGGCTCTGGCAAGCTTTTGGCAAAGAAAAAAAGCTGCTGCCGATTGTATTTGTCATTGTATTTGTCGATGCACTACTCATGCTGTCTGCGCCTTATTTGATCGGAAAGTCGATTGATGCGATGACAGGTGGCGAGGAAGCTCTTAGCTTTTTGTCTATCATCATTCTTGCCTTGCTCGGCTCGTATATCTTGGATGGGGCACTGACGTTTTTACAAAGCTGGTTGATGGCAGGCATCTCGCAACGAATCGTGACGAATCTGAGGCAAGCCCTTTTTGACAAGCTGCAAAAGCTGCCGATTGCTTATTTCGACGCTCGTACGCACGGGGAGTTAATGAGCAGGCTCACGAATGATATCGACAACGTCAGCAGCTCCATCTCTCAATCCACAACGCAGTTGATGTCCGGAGGGATCGTGCTCCTCGGTTCGCTAGTGATGATGCTCGTTTTGTCTCCGATCCTGACACTCGCATGTCTGATCACGGTGCCACTTGTGTTTCTGCTCACACGCACGATTGCCAAACGAACGAGTGTCCTGTTCAAAAATCAGCAGATGGAGCTGGGCAAGCTGAACGGGCACATTGAAGAGACGATTTCAGGCATTCAGGTGGTGCAGGCCTTCAATTATGAGCAAAAGGCCATTGAGGACTTTACGACGATCAATGACCGGCTCTGCAAGATCGGGATGAAGGCACAGGTATGGACGGGCTTTCTCATGCCGATCATGAACGTGATTAACAACCTCGGCTTTGCCATGGTGGCGATTGTCGGAGGCGTTCTCGCTGTAAAAGGATGGATTACAGTAGGTGTTATTGCGAGCTTTCTCAGTTATTCCCGACAGTTTGTCCGTCCGCTGAACGACCTCGCGAACATTTTCAATGTGCTTCAATCCGGTGTTGCTGGGGCGGAACGGGTTTTTGAGGTAATAGATGAACAAGAGGAGCCAAAAGATTCTCAGGATGCCACTGTGCTTGTACAGCCAAAGGGTCACGTCGTTTTTGATCAGGTCAGCTTCGGCTATCGTCCAGATCAATTGATTTTGAAAAATATCAGCTTCGAGGCACAGGCAGGGAGCACCATCGCGCTAGTCGGACCGACGGGTGCAGGCAAGACGACCATCGTGAATTTGCTCACCCGGTTTTACGATGTGACCTCAGGAACGATATATTTGGACGGAAAAGACATTCGAGACTATTCGCGGGACAGCTTGCGGCGCAGCTTTGGCTTTGTTTTGCAGGATACGTACTTGTTTTCCGGTACCATCAAGGAAAATATAATGTACGGCAAGCCAGATGCGACAGATACGGAGGTTGTAGCTGCCGCGAAAATGGCGAATGCAGATGTGTTCATCAATCGGCTCCCGATGCGTTACGATACGATGCTGACGGAAAATGGGGGCAACCTGAGTCAGGGACAACGCCAGCTTTTGGCGATAGCCCGCGTCATCCTCGCCAAGCCGTCGCTGCTCATCCTCGACGAGGCGACAAGCAGCATCGACACACGGACAGAGCTGAATATCCAGGATGCGCTCCTCACCATTATGGAGGGGCGTACGAGCTTTGTGATTGCACACAGACTGGGTACGATTCGGGATGCCGACACGATTATGGTCGTGGATCAGGGAGAGATCGTGGAAAAAGGCAGTCACGATGAACTCATCGAGCAGAAAGGTACCTATTATCAATTGTTTTCCAACCAGTTTAAAAATCTGGAGGCTGCTGGGGAATAA
- a CDS encoding PH domain-containing protein, which yields MEAKRYHPLHILFDLIIQVKHLFFPALILFVFNYDSTNAFITYGRIVFYIYVAGMLVYLLLKWVSYKYRLDDTAFHLYEGIFTKTKQTIPFTKIQNVNRHTTLLHRIFKVTSIRFETGMVGDDSTVEFAVISLNEADELEAYTKQAGRLEKEPEAKGKEGDATFSEEIGTPYPTPERIIHFTPTKKEIIKASFTSLSFLGMITLLVWAYFKITEYIDVEEQVVGIYSLITSSWIWITLTAVGLLVLSIVFGIVTTYIRYGKYEISSDHERIYIAKGVIEETAFSIAKERVQAIKIKQSLLKRMLGLAEVKLTVVGGDSDSDKDKQDVSSLYPFLPVKRAYEMIAEILPAYEVTEEMTSLPQKSLWVRLVRSSWIWIIGTGALSYFKPNIWGWEQAWWVISIVLTLLILAFEVIEFTNTRYTLNDHFIQFQTGSLTTTLFVSKREKIIEVNVKRGILQKQLGLASIKTVNRAKPVSHKGVTDVPIELAEEFYQWYMGRRKEIKVE from the coding sequence ATGGAAGCAAAACGATACCATCCACTACATATCCTTTTTGATCTCATTATCCAAGTAAAGCATCTGTTTTTTCCTGCGTTGATTTTGTTTGTGTTCAATTATGACTCGACGAACGCATTCATTACGTACGGGAGAATTGTTTTTTACATCTATGTAGCAGGGATGCTGGTCTATCTGCTTTTGAAATGGGTTTCGTACAAGTATAGGCTGGATGATACGGCTTTCCATCTTTACGAAGGAATTTTTACGAAGACAAAACAAACGATCCCCTTTACCAAAATCCAAAACGTCAATCGACATACGACGCTGCTGCACCGGATTTTTAAAGTGACTTCTATCCGGTTTGAGACAGGGATGGTTGGGGATGATTCTACCGTGGAATTCGCGGTGATTTCTTTGAACGAAGCGGATGAACTGGAGGCTTACACGAAACAGGCAGGGCGATTAGAGAAAGAGCCTGAAGCCAAAGGGAAAGAAGGAGACGCGACCTTTTCGGAGGAAATCGGTACGCCGTATCCCACTCCTGAGCGAATCATTCACTTTACGCCAACGAAAAAAGAGATTATCAAGGCTTCCTTCACTTCTCTTAGCTTCTTGGGGATGATTACGTTACTGGTATGGGCGTATTTCAAGATCACCGAATATATCGACGTGGAGGAGCAGGTAGTAGGTATTTATTCTCTTATTACGAGCTCGTGGATATGGATCACGCTCACAGCCGTTGGACTTCTCGTCCTATCCATCGTATTTGGCATCGTCACGACCTATATTCGTTACGGAAAATATGAGATTTCGTCGGATCACGAACGGATTTACATTGCCAAAGGAGTCATCGAAGAAACAGCTTTTTCGATCGCAAAAGAGAGAGTGCAAGCGATTAAAATCAAACAATCCTTGTTAAAGCGCATGTTGGGTCTCGCCGAAGTCAAGCTGACGGTTGTCGGCGGGGATAGTGATTCGGATAAAGATAAACAGGATGTCAGCTCACTCTATCCATTTTTACCGGTAAAACGCGCGTATGAGATGATCGCAGAAATATTGCCTGCGTATGAAGTGACGGAAGAAATGACGAGTCTCCCTCAAAAATCATTATGGGTTCGCTTGGTCAGATCGAGCTGGATTTGGATCATAGGCACAGGTGCGCTTTCCTATTTCAAGCCGAATATTTGGGGGTGGGAGCAAGCGTGGTGGGTCATATCCATTGTGTTGACACTGCTCATCCTGGCTTTTGAGGTCATTGAATTTACCAACACGCGATACACCTTGAATGATCACTTCATTCAGTTCCAAACCGGGAGCCTAACCACGACTTTATTTGTGTCGAAGCGAGAGAAGATCATAGAGGTCAACGTCAAAAGAGGCATCCTTCAAAAGCAGCTAGGGCTTGCTTCTATCAAAACGGTCAATCGCGCCAAACCTGTGAGTCATAAAGGGGTAACAGATGTGCCGATAGAGTTGGCGGAAGAGTTTTATCAGTGGTATATGGGACGCAGAAAAGAGATCAAGGTAGAGTAG
- a CDS encoding MBL fold metallo-hydrolase — protein sequence MNQIHFLDISFMYNGSAQVITPVLLQDEHELILVDCGYPDFLPLLQEAAHKQQLTLDDLTKVIVTHHDMDHIGSLAALKRTYPHLEIIAYESEAPYIAGQKTSLRLEQAQATLDHLSSGEKQHAKEFIRFLQSIEPTAIDRPVTNHERLPWCGGIEIIHTPGHMPGHISLYVIASKTLIAGDAVVIENGRLEIANPSYTLDMQEAIRSVRRLLDYDIEQLICYHGGAFQGDVKQALRALIQAYDPTQEVLRG from the coding sequence ATGAACCAGATTCACTTTCTCGACATTTCGTTTATGTACAATGGATCTGCACAAGTCATTACCCCGGTGCTGCTGCAGGATGAGCATGAACTGATTCTTGTCGACTGTGGGTATCCGGATTTTTTGCCACTGCTTCAGGAGGCCGCACACAAGCAACAGCTTACGCTCGACGACCTTACGAAGGTCATTGTGACGCATCACGATATGGATCACATCGGTTCTTTGGCAGCGTTAAAAAGAACCTATCCGCACCTCGAAATCATCGCCTACGAATCCGAAGCACCGTACATCGCTGGACAAAAGACATCTTTGCGATTGGAGCAGGCACAAGCAACACTGGACCATCTGTCGTCGGGTGAAAAGCAGCACGCTAAGGAATTTATTCGCTTTTTGCAGTCCATCGAGCCCACTGCGATTGATCGACCCGTAACAAATCACGAACGCCTGCCTTGGTGTGGCGGCATCGAGATCATTCATACGCCTGGACATATGCCGGGGCATATTTCGTTGTATGTGATCGCAAGCAAAACGCTGATTGCCGGAGATGCTGTTGTCATCGAAAACGGTAGACTCGAAATCGCCAATCCGTCCTATACGCTGGATATGCAGGAAGCGATTCGCTCCGTCCGCCGCTTGCTTGATTATGACATCGAGCAGTTGATTTGCTATCACGGTGGAGCGTTTCAGGGGGACGTCAAGCAAGCGCTGCGGGCACTAATCCAGGCCTACGACCCGACCCAGGAGGTTTTGCGCGGATGA
- the ahpC gene encoding alkyl hydroperoxide reductase subunit C, whose amino-acid sequence MSLIGTEVLPFKAQAFQKGKFLEVTEANFKGQWSVVCFYPADFTFVCPTELEDLQNQYATLKELGVEVYSVSTDTHFTHKAWHSSSEAIGKVEYIMIGDPSHVISRNFDVLIEAEGLADRGTFIIDPDGVIQAVEITAGGIGRDASALINKIKAAQYVRNNPGEVCPAKWQEGGKTLKPSLDLVGKI is encoded by the coding sequence ATGTCACTCATCGGAACTGAAGTATTGCCTTTTAAAGCACAAGCATTCCAAAAAGGTAAATTCCTCGAAGTAACAGAAGCAAACTTCAAAGGTCAATGGAGCGTAGTTTGCTTCTACCCAGCAGACTTTACTTTCGTTTGCCCTACTGAACTCGAAGATCTGCAAAACCAATATGCAACTTTGAAAGAACTCGGTGTTGAAGTATACTCCGTTTCTACAGATACTCACTTCACTCATAAAGCATGGCACTCCAGCTCTGAAGCAATCGGTAAAGTAGAATACATCATGATCGGCGATCCTTCCCATGTTATCTCCCGCAACTTCGATGTATTGATCGAAGCTGAAGGTTTGGCAGATCGCGGTACATTCATCATCGACCCAGACGGTGTCATCCAAGCTGTTGAGATTACTGCAGGTGGCATTGGCCGTGATGCAAGTGCTCTGATCAACAAAATCAAAGCAGCACAATATGTACGCAACAATCCAGGTGAAGTTTGCCCAGCAAAATGGCAAGAAGGTGGCAAAACACTGAAACCAAGCCTTGATCTCGTAGGCAAAATTTAA